The DNA region CACTACCCTTCTTTCTCTAAAGGATCCGGATGGCTGCATCCCCCTTCATAGGGCAACGATGAAAGGCACTTTAAATAAGGTGATAGATTCCTTGGCCGGATTCACAACTGAGCAAATCACTACCCTTCTTTCCATAAGGGACTCGGGTGACTGCACCCCGCTTCGCCGGGCGGAGAAGAACAGCTGCTTAGGCTGGTCGGAATATTTATTGAAGTCGTACGGCTTAACGAGTGAAGACATTAAGCAATTGAAGAGCTAAACGAAGTGAGTGATGTTCGGCCGAGGCAAGGTTAGGTTGCTTTGGTGTTGTTGTGACTAAAAACAGTTAAGACTCTCAGGGCTAACGACACCCCCATCCCTGAGAGTAGACTTGCGCTGTGAAAGAAGCATCTCATGGGGATACCTGCGTTACCGATGGCGGCGACGGTGGCAGTAAGCATCCATAAAAGCATGTTTTGGAGGGTGAATTTGGTTAATTATTAAGTATAATTAATACCAAAAGATTGAAAAAATAAAAAAATAGATATACAATTAGTCATGAATCCGAAATCAATTAAATCAAAGCCAATAAAATATAGTAATTTCAAGAATGAGATGGGAAAACTCGGTTTTCAGGGGATTTCTAAAGAAGGAATGTTAAAGATAAAAACATTCAAGGAATATGTTAATAGTAATGTATTTAGAAGGGTCAAAAATTTTACAGGGATTGGCAAATCGATTAAGGAGCGAAAAACGGATTATCTCAAGGAATTTTTAAAGCAGGAGTCGGGAATATTCGGCACGGATACGGTTGGAAAAGAATTCAAACAATTTGCGAAAAAGGTAGCGAGCAACAGCATTATAATTAAAGACGGCAAGATTGTATCAGATATTACCCCTGATAAACTGTGGGATGCTTTATACATTGACTACGGCGCAAAGCATTTAGGCATTTCTGAAAAAGATTTTATAACACTAAAGGCCAAAGCATTAGGCTCTTCTCCTAGTGAGGAGGATGAATGGGAAGCGGTAACAATAAGCGAAGAGGGCTTAATGTTGATGATTGATACGGCCGAAGGTTGTGAACTAGGTAAAGATCTCGGTATTGCGTGCCTAAAAGCTTATTTAGCCTCAGACATTAAGAACAAAAGTACTACCGGATTTTCAAGTTATTTATCATCTAACGTAAAGGAGCTTTCGGTTGACTTAGTATCAATCGCCAAGGACATAGAATCAGGTAAGGACGTAAATATTAATGATTTTTACGAGCTGCTGGTGCATTTGGATGGGGAATCTGGGGCTGGCATAGGTAAAGAGGTTTTGCACAAACCGTTTATCGAGTATTTTAGCAATATTAACGCACTGAAACACCCTGATGTTCAGGGCAACAATCCTCTTCACTGGGCTGCTAAACTTGGTTCACAGGAAGCTTTTATAGCATTTCTGAAAATATTGGATGAAGCAGGGGATCGATCACTCCTCGACCAGGTAAATCATTTTAACGAAACACCTTGGGATGTTGTCCTAAAATCGGACGATTTGGAATTTATTGAGAACCTTCTTCTCTATGAAGGCATTAATAAAGATTCTTCGATTTTTAAAAATCTTAAAAAGCGCTTTGAGAATGAAATCACGAGACACAAGGACAATGCCGATTTTGTTTCCGGTTATATTGAGATGCGTAAAGTGCAGAACGGGGATCGGGATGCGTACAACAAATTACTGGAAAGCACATACAAAGACTGGGCAGCCAATAAGATAAAAGAAGATACGTCCATTGATGGTTTTATTAAGAGCTTCCAATACTTTGTTATTTATAGTTACGATGAAGCGAGCCGCGATGAGCTTAATGAGGCGAGCGGTAAAACAGAGTTAGGATCGCATATTAAAAAGGCACTTAATGACTCTAAATATAAAGTTAAAAATGAAAAACTTGACCGGTTCCTCAATCACATAAGGAAGGGGTATGCAGACTGGAGTATCTACAAACAGAAGCTTATTTCCGAAGAAGGGCAGACTTCATTTGAGGTATTCATGAGAAGTAAATCTTACGCAAAGCTATTGATCAAGATGCTATCGTTCGGGGATCTTTCTCTTATTCACGAGCTGGGTGAAGCAAGTAATAGACTGACTATCAGAGATTTATTAAGCTACTCAGACACTGATAAAGCGTTGGTGAATGACGTTATCAAAATGATCTTTGCGCGAAAAGACGCCTATTCGATTTTGACTTCCTTCGGGTATAAAACTGAAGAGATTATCACGCTCGCAAAGGAAAATGTGCACGCATTAGCAGAGGCTGGCTATTTGCCTCAAGTTATTACAGTTTTACATGAATGTGGATGCGATGCTGGCGAAATCGCGACCTTCGTGTCTACTAAGGACAGTCATGACAGAATCCCAATTCATAATGCGGCGGAGAAAGGCAATTTAGACGAGGTGATCGACTCCTTAAAAGCAGCAGGATTCGAATCTGATGGAATCATTACCCTTCTTTCTATCAAGCACGATAATGGCAAAGCCCCTCTGCATTGGGCGGCTAGCAACAGCAATGTCGACAAGGTGATTCTTTCCTTAAATGCTGCAGAATGCAAGGCTGATGAAATTCTTAAGCTCATGTCTATCAAGGACAATCATAGCAAAACCCCTCTGCATTGGGCGGCTAGCAACGGCAATTTAGACAAGGTTATCCTTTCCTTAAGCAAGTTCAAATTCACAAAAAAACAAATCATTGAATTCGTGTCTGCAACGGCCGCAAGTTACACAACACCGCTTCATTTAGCGGCGGAGAAAGGCAATTTAGACACGATAATCGATGCCTTAAATGCGGCAGGATGCAAAGATGATGAAATCGCTCATCTCATATCTATCCAGGACATTTTTGGCAGAACCTCGCTTCATTTTGCGACCCTTAATGATAATATAGGCGAAGTTATAGCTTCCTTAAAGACCGCAGGATGCACACCTAACCAAATCATTAGGTGCATGTCTATCAAAGATAAAAGCCGCAATCAAAGAACCTCGTTTCATCTAGCGGCCGCGAGAGGCAATTTAGACAAGGTTATCGATTCTTTAATGACGGACGGATTGGCTCAATCAATGACTTACTACATGCTTGACACGGACAAATCTGTTAACACCTCGTTTCATCTAGCGGCCGCGAGAGGCAATTTAGACAAGGTGATCGATTCCTTAAGCAAGGCTAATTTCACAAAAAACCAAATCACTAAATTCATGTCTGCAATGAACGAAAGCTACAGAACACCATTTCGTGTGGCGGCCGAGAATGGCAATTCAGACAAGGTGATCGATTCCTTAAAGAATGCGGGATTAGCAGATGACGAAATCAAACTATTGAACAGTTAGGCCTCTTGAAGCACGGGGATGGATTCGTCCGCGGTTTTCATTTTTTCATCTACGACTTTGGTGACGCAGGCGTCTGACCAGACATTGAGGGACGTTTCAATCATATCAATGATGGTGTAGAATGGGAGGATGAGCCCCAAGAGCGCGAGCGGAACCCCCATACCGGAGAGAAGGCTTGCGCTGAGGAAGAAACAGCCCATGGGGATGCCTGCGTTACCGATGGCGGCGACGGTGGCAATAAGCGTCCATAGCAGCATGGTTGGGAGGGCGACCTCGATGCCATTGCTTTGCATGAGGTAGATGACTGTTGTGAAAATGAACGCCGCGCAACCATTCATGTTAATGGTGGTGCAAAGCGGGAGGACGAAACGACTGACGGACGGGCTAACGTTCAAGTTTTTCTCTGCCGCATCAATCGTGACGGGAAGGGTACCGGTGGATGATTTTGAAAAGAAAGCCATTGAGAGAGCCGGAAGCATACCCTTCATCGCACGGATCGGAGAAATTTTATTCCACCAGAGCCAGGCGGGCAGAATAATAAGCCCCTGTACCAGGTTTGCCAATACAACAACCGTCAAGTAAGTGCCGATGCCACTGAGGTCTGAGCCCTGTGAGAGCTGAACCGTACTGGCTGTTATGAACCCGTAGAGCGCAAATGGGATAACAGCAATGACCCATTTTGTTAATACCAAATAGACACCATGGAGGCCCTTGAAGAAGTTAATGAGCGTGGTTTTGCTATTGGTATCCGGCAATTTGAGGATGGCAACACCGATCGCGATCGCCATGAACAGAACACTCATCACCTGATGGTGCAAGAAAGGTTCCAGGAGATTTGTAGGAATGAGCTTACTGATGTGTTTGACGTAGGAAACCGTATGCGCGTGCTCCATAGGCTCTGCCAAGCCAGTGAGATTTGGCGAACTGGGGCTTAAGAGGAGGTATAAACCGCATGCGACAAGGGCCGCGATGATGGTTGTACCAAACGTATAAGACAGGATCTTTCGACTCATTTTTCCCATAGCGCCCGCATTACTGTAGTTCGTGATCGTAACGATCAGAGAGAGCGCGATCAGCGGGAGACTGAGGAATTTGAAGATGTTGACAAAAATTTCTGAAACGGCGAGACCGATATTCTGTAACCACTCGATGCCGGAGAGGCCGCTGTAGATACCCAGTAAGATAGCCACAGTATAGATGGCGGCGGTTTGCCAAAGTTTAGGTTTTGATTTTGCGTGTTGTGTGCACATGGTATGAATTTATTGCGATAAAAGTTAATAGATTTTGAATTTCCTAGTATGTTCTTCAGGAAATGGATGTATGTTAAATACAGGTATGGGTATAGGAAAAGGAGTCGTCTAGGGACGACAACCCATGCCACAGGCAGCAAATGATGCACAAACGATCGCGCCAGCTCTAAAAAAGCTGCGTAATGCGGAATCGGATGTGTTACTGTTTAAGACCATTTGCGTAATAATTATCCACAATGCTAGGAGAAATGAAGCGGGAGGTCAAGTGATTAATCACCCAACAAGCCGAGAGGCAAGTTAAATGCTAGTTAGCCAATTTTTTATAAACAGAATCATAGATAGACAAACTGTTATGAAAAGCTTTCATGACATGAGGGCGTGGGCTGCTGCTGCGTGCTCGCTCCAAGTATTCTTTAACCGCTTCATTTATCACATCCTGAAGCTTTCTCCCTTGTGATTTCGCAAGTTCTTTAATTTCCTTTAGAACCGCTGCTTCGAGCTGAGATGAATATTTGACAGGATTTTTCATATCAATATCAATTTCAATTTCATATAAAATCAGTATTAATGTAAACTCAGAAAAAGAACCCGCTTTTCAGCTTGAAGACGTAAACTGAAAAAGACAACCGAAACGGAGCCTTGAATTTCAGTATAGCGCCTTAAACTGAAAAGCATAACGACCTGGATGCCCTTCTATTTAGGGGATAATACCAAACGATTTAGCAGCTTAAGCAAGGCTTGAGAATCTGCTTTTGACAAAGTATTAAAGAACCGCGCATCGACTGCCTCTACGATAGGAATGAGCTTTTGAGCGAGTGCCCTACCCTTTTTGGTGAGAGAGACGGATTTGGCACGGGTATCCTCTTTATTTTCAGAACGCTTTATGAGCGCTAGATCTGAGAGCTTGCGAAGGGACTTGGAGACAGTCATTTTATCGAGGCGAGAGAGACGTGCGATCGTGACTTGCGTGGGGGGTTCGTTATGCTCCTCAAACCAGCGGGAGACTGCGAGGATTACGAATTGGGCGTGCGAGATGTCAAAAGGGTCGAGGGCGACTTTGATGTGACGCTGCCAGGTAACTGTTGTTTGCCAGAGGAGGAATCCGGGACTCTCTTCTGGGGCATCGAAACCGAAAGCGGATTCTTGGGACTTTTTAGACATGTTGGGATGTGGCGAGATTGGCGAGGTTTTCCGTCTGCTGCGGAAGCTCCTTTACGATATTTCTGGCGACCAGGAAGATCCAAAGATACTTGAGCGGGCCTGTAACCTTGATGGACGTTGTCAATTTTAGCCCATTGGGAGTGCGCTCCATCTCATGCATACCGAAGAGACGGGCTCCGAAGAACTTGCAAGAATCCGTATATCTTTTCATTTCAACAACCTCGACCAACTTAAGGGAAACCTCGGGAGCTCCTTTGGGCTTGAATACAAAATGGCTACCCACCGCAAAGGAGTCTGACATTTTGGCATATTCGATATCGGTATCCCATTTGTGCCAGTTATTGACATCCTGCCAGAGCGGCCAGATGTCCTCGGGATTAAGATGCTTAAATGTTTTTGTATAAGAGCGAATCCACATGATGTTATGAGTGATGGTGTTTATTTAGTAAACATAATTACTGTATATGAGTTTACTATATTACGTCAAACAAATTTTTGCGCTCAGTGGGGATCTTTAGAACACGAGTGCTAGCCCGATGCCGAATTTGTCTTCGGAATCATAGTTAGCGGAAGCGTAGATGAGCTTGGTGAGCTCGAGGTTGAGGGTGAACGTGTATTCCTTGTCGGTATTCCAGACCCACTGGAAGGCAAGCCTGTCTGTTAACTGTAATTCGCTACCGAGCTGGAGACGGAAGTGGCCATTATTATCGACGCGCAACTGGGCATTGACGAGAAGCGGTAACATGTATTCAAGACCGATGAGACCGACATTTGTGTATTCATCATCCTCGCGCTTAAAATCACCACCCGCGTAGACTGCGAAAAGACGGGTGAAGTAGCGACGAAAAGCGGGCTCGAACTCGTAGTTCTTCTTATAATTGTGGCGCGCCTCGAACAAGACATTGTTATCATTGTTCATGAACATCGTGTTCGCAGCCGCAAAATTGGTGTAAACGGCGACATTTGAGGCATTATACCATTCCCCTCCGTGCTCTCGTTTTGCTTTACGGGAGTGCTCACCGATGGACGGATCAATATAACTCCCCTCGTAATGGATAAGACCCGCCATTGCGGTTTTCATGTGGTAGAGGTTGTGGCAATGGAATATCCAATCCTTGTCCTCATTCGCCTCGAATTCGATTGTGACGGTTTCGAAAGGTTCTACGTTGACGGTGTGCTTTAGAGGGCTGCGCGCGCCATGTTTATTAATAACGCGAAAGAAGTGGCCATGGATGTGAATAGGATGCTTCATCATCGTTTCATTCGTGATGATAAAAACTACGTTTTCGCCACGTTTAATGAGTATCTTATCCGATTCATTCATGGGCTTACCATTAATACCCCAGGTGAAACGTTCCATGGAGCCGGTTAGGTTTATCGGAATGGTTCTTGTCGGGTTGTCTACTGGAAGGGTTGTATCTGAAAGCGACTGAATGGGTTGGTAATTATTGAGATATTTGACGAGGGAAATGTCTTCTGCGGGCCTTGCCTGATGGGAATGATGGATGGGTGAGTGATCGCTCGTGGACGGCGCATCATCCATGCCTGACCCGTGATTCATGTTTCCCATGTGGTTCATGTCCCCACCATGCGACATGTCCATGAGCACAAGATTTGGCATGGGAATGCTGGGCGCAGGCACAAGTTCCCCGTCTCCAAACGTAGCGATTGCGTAACCGGTACCATCCTCTGAAGACGCCCTGAATTCGTACTGCTTATTATCGGGGATCGTGACAACGACATCATAGGTTTCCGCAATAGCGATGCGAATTTTGTCTGCAAGAAACGGTTGAACATTGAGCCCATCGGCGGCAACCACCTTCATGGGACCACCGGAGTATTGAAGAATAAAATACGAAGAAGCGCCGGCGTTAATAACGCGCAGAAGAACGCGAGTACCCGATTTAGCGCGCGAGAGGTGTTGCGCGTGATTGCCGTTAATCAAAAAAGCATCATAACCGATGTCGGTAAGATCCATAGGAGCCATTTGCATGAGTGCGTTTTTGAACCTTATCTTAACGGCCTCGGGACCATTCTGAAGAACCTTGAGCCAAGATTGCACATAGCCCTTTTTACGCGCATAGTAATCTGCGTCTATCTTCAAGTGCTTGAGGACATCATCCGGCCGTTCATTTGTCCAATCCGAGAGGACGAGTATGTATTCTTCATCATAATCCCGTTCAACTGATTCCTTGGGATCAAGAACAATCGGGCCGTACACGCCACTTTGTTCCTGAAGGCCGGAATGGGAGTGGTACCAGTATGTACCACTTTGTTTAACAAGAAATTCATATTGATAAAATTCGCCCGGTTTTATGGGAGGAAATGTGACATACGGAACGCCATCCATATCATTTGGAACCAAGAGCCCATGCCAGTGAATCGAGGTATCCTCATTTAAAGCGTTTGTTACCTTAATACGAAGCAAGTCTCCCTCAGTTGCTCTGATTAAAGGGCCAGGAATGGTGCCATTAACACTCATGGCCTGAACCTCCTTTCCGGCAAAATTGACGGTGAGCGGTTGGATGGTGAGTTCGTAGTTGACCGTTTTTGCGTGTGATAAAGACAAAAGCAGTACCGATGCGAAGATGGCAATGAAGCGGGGTAAAAAAGTTCTCATTCTTGGGCGGGGAGAGCGCATTAATGAGTGATACTACCCCATAACATTTTCGCTAGGCAAGCTGTATGTGAGCTGGAATAAGCAAGCTATGCCCTACCACTTTACGCCGAAGTCTTCTAGCCCTTCAGTATCGAAACGGACATAGCAGCGACCCATGCGAAGTTCGGTGGCATTAGGGACACTGGTGACTCCGGGTGATTTGGCTTCGAGCTCGAAGCCGAGGCTTTCGGCGACTGTGATGCTTCTGGTGTTTTCTTCATCGCAGAGGATAGAGAGTTTCTTGAAGCCGATTTCCTTAAAAGCGTATTGGATGATGGCCGTTACGGCTTCCCGAATGTAGCCCTTGCCTTGATGATCGAGGTGAATGTAGTAACCCAGTTCTGCGGATGGAATGGCCCAATTGGGGTTATTATAACCAACAACGCCTAGGAGTTCATCCTCAAGGAAGAAAGGGAAACAGAAAGTTTTTCTAAGAATGTATTCGCTGTAAAATTCGCGCGCGGTATGCTCTACATCGGTCCATGAGCTGACCCCTTCAATCCAATTGAACCATTTACCGTATTCTTCCCTTGAGTGTTCGAGCAATGCATATAGCTGCTTGCCATCGCCAGGCATTAAGGGGCGGATGGTGAGCCGATTTGTAGTGATCGGCATGGGAAGGTCTAGTAAAATTGGATCTTGGATACTCATTATTAATTAAATAGGAAAAAAGATACTGTAATTATGGATGAAAATGGAGTTAAAAGCAATTAGGATTTTATCCTTAATGGCCATGCCGCCAGCATTCTTGCACATGATCGTTGACCAAGCCTACAGCCTGCATGTAGGCGTAGATGATGGTTGAGCCGACAAATGTCATGCCGCGTTTCTTGAGGTCTTTGGAGATCGCATCACTTTCAGGGGTAGCAGTCGGCGCATCTGATAAGCATTTCCAGTGGTTGACTATGGGTTTATTATCAACAAAACGCCAAAGGTAGTTTGAGAAACTGCCAAATTCCTTTTGGATCGCTATAAAAGCTTGGGCGTTTTTGCGTGTGGCGTAAATTTTAAGACGGTTTCGGATAATGGCGGGATTATCGCGTAAGGCCTCGAGTTGCTCATCTGTCATTTGGGCAACTTTTTGAACATTAAAGTTGTGAAAGGCATTGCGATAGCCTTCGCGCTTTTTGAGAACGGTTTCCCAGCTGAGGCCGGCTTGGGCACCTTCGAGGATGAGCATTTCGAATAAATGTTTATCATCGTGAACAGGGATACCCCATTCGTTGTCGTGGTAGTCTGCGTAAAAGGCTTGGTTGGGTTTGTTGCCGAAGCAACGCTTTTTGCCGTCTGGGCTTGTAGGCAACTTAAGATTCATATCAATTTTCCTTATAACTTTTTACTGAAAATATCGACGTTTTGCACAAGTGGCCAAAGTAAGTTCTCCTCTATTCTGGTTTTTAGTGTAGTAAAGGCCTCATATGAAGGCAAGGTTGATTAAGTGCTTCAATAGCATTGATATCTTTTTAAAATAGGTCAATCCCTTGGGCCATATCAGTTTCAATAAGGCCAGGATAAACACCGAATACGGGAACGTGATGTGAGTGCCTGATCAGTTCCATTCTAATACCTTGCGTAACCACTCGCCAACTACCGTCATTTCGATAGGTAATTTTTTCGTTTTTCCGTATTGCGGAGGTTAGACAGACAGGCCAGCGGACACTCCTGGCTTTTTATAGAAAGCGTTTTTTCGCGAATGCTCTACCGGACCCAAGTTTGAAGTATTTCTCTAAGGACATGGCTTTTTCTCTTGTTTCTACTGCTATGTAGCTTTTGAGTTTTGCGGGGAGAAGGGCTGCGGTTGCGGGGACTCTTTTATCGTTGTGAGCTGTGACGCGTTGTTTGAGGTTATTGCTGAAGCCGATGTAAATGGAGTTGTTTGAGAGTTCTAAAAAATAAACGTACCACATTTTGAGGGGAGTTGTTGGGGTCTTTGTGTGTGTGGGGGGGCTTTATTTGTTTTTTTGGCCTTTGGGATTTTTTTTATTCAGGCCGTAGAGCCTGCCTGCGCTCGTGAGGTTTGATGTTGGGGTTCTTTTTTTGGGCCTTTTATTGTTTTTTTTGGCTTTTGGGATTTTTTTATTCAGGCCGTAGGGCCTGCCTGCGCCAAGGCTTCGGCAGACACTCTTAGCGACTCATCTCGTTACGGGCGGAACGCCCGTATCTCGAAGCGCTAAGGTGGCGGAGAGGGAGGGATTCGAACCCTCGGTACCGTGAGGTACACAGCATTTCCAATGCTGCACTATCGGCCGCTCTGTCACCTCTCCAAGATTTAAGTATTCGAATGTAATTCATTAAATGCGTTGGGTCAATGGCAAAAAATGGTCCGTAGGGAATTGAAGCTCCTTTCGTTGTAAAATAAAAAAGGGCAACCTCTGATTGAAGCTGCCCTTGTGTTTAAATAATTTTGTTTATTCGTGCCTGACGTGAAGCCTTCCAAGGTCAGGAGTCCAAGAACCAAGATCTATTTTTGTCAGATTTTTATTGTCATCAAAGCGCAATATTATTTTGCCGTTGGCGCCCACCTCATGTGGGGCTCCTTTCTCAGGAACATTCAGAATGGTTTTATCATTTTCCTGCATGAATTTACCCGAGGTAATTTCTTTGTTTATCTCAGCGATCGAGTAACCTTCGGGAATGGAGGGCACGATTCTCCAACGCGGAACATATATCTGCCCCTTAATGATAATTCTATCAATATCAATTTTGCGATCTATTGAGACAGGTCCACCTAATGTAATATTTCTTACGATCGGCGCACCTGATTTTGGTATAAATGTAATCTGTAAATCTTTAGATGAAATGTTTGGAAAGAAAAAAGGAGACCACCCCCCCCAGACATGGAAGTCTACGGTAAAGTTTTCTTTTACGTGAAAGGCGTAACCCCTATCCGCTAGTACCCCTACGAATAACCCCAATGCAAATAATGTTAATATTAATCTCTTCATCATAATGTTTAGTTTTTATTATTAAATATGCTATTGTATGTAAATTATGAATAAATAGCAAGCATATTCTTACAATACCAGACACTCAAACAGATTAGTATGGGGGTATTTTCGGTTTAGCCTGCCTAGCAGATTGAAGGTTCCATGGACATATAGGCTGGATTCTCCCCCTGAGCGATTCATTTCGATACGAGCCTGTTGCCCGTATCGAAAGATGCGCTAAGGTGACTACAAACGGCAGACGAGTAGCTCGCGTTCAAAAATAAGCTCTTTAGGCAAATGAGAGGAGAGCTTTAAAAAGAGAGCTTCGTGTTGAAGGGTTTCCATTTTAAGCTTATCTCGATCATAGGACATGAGAGCCTTCCATTGCTCTTTAGTGAACTTTAGACCACGCCAATCGATGTCCTCATAGCGAGGCATCCAACCGAGAGGAGATTCCTTGGCGAAAGCG from Verrucomicrobia bacterium CG1_02_43_26 includes:
- a CDS encoding dicarboxylate/amino acid:cation symporter produces the protein MCTQHAKSKPKLWQTAAIYTVAILLGIYSGLSGIEWLQNIGLAVSEIFVNIFKFLSLPLIALSLIVTITNYSNAGAMGKMSRKILSYTFGTTIIAALVACGLYLLLSPSSPNLTGLAEPMEHAHTVSYVKHISKLIPTNLLEPFLHHQVMSVLFMAIAIGVAILKLPDTNSKTTLINFFKGLHGVYLVLTKWVIAVIPFALYGFITASTVQLSQGSDLSGIGTYLTVVVLANLVQGLIILPAWLWWNKISPIRAMKGMLPALSMAFFSKSSTGTLPVTIDAAEKNLNVSPSVSRFVLPLCTTINMNGCAAFIFTTVIYLMQSNGIEVALPTMLLWTLIATVAAIGNAGIPMGCFFLSASLLSGMGVPLALLGLILPFYTIIDMIETSLNVWSDACVTKVVDEKMKTADESIPVLQEA
- a CDS encoding DNA-3-methyladenine glycosylase encodes the protein MNLKLPTSPDGKKRCFGNKPNQAFYADYHDNEWGIPVHDDKHLFEMLILEGAQAGLSWETVLKKREGYRNAFHNFNVQKVAQMTDEQLEALRDNPAIIRNRLKIYATRKNAQAFIAIQKEFGSFSNYLWRFVDNKPIVNHWKCLSDAPTATPESDAISKDLKKRGMTFVGSTIIYAYMQAVGLVNDHVQECWRHGH
- a CDS encoding excinuclease ABC subunit C; translated protein: MWYVYFLELSNNSIYIGFSNNLKQRVTAHNDKRVPATAALLPAKLKSYIAVETREKAMSLEKYFKLGSGRAFAKKRFL